In Ipomoea triloba cultivar NCNSP0323 chromosome 7, ASM357664v1, a single genomic region encodes these proteins:
- the LOC116025379 gene encoding (-)-alpha-terpineol synthase-like, protein MLLPKRLQGERFVTRRDELKKRVKDMLKNEEMKELEKMEMIDELQRLGCSYHFEDEIKAALMDIYMKNSNTYMSSSEEKDLYATALEFRLLRQNGYNISQDIFDCFMDGDRSGFNAIFCEDIKGLLNLYEASFLSLEGETTLELAKIFSTKHLKRVAHEKNLNNLELLASVQRALELPLHWRMPRSEARCFIDSYDKGKRNPILLELAKLDFNMVQAVHQEDLRFVSRWWENSYITERLTFVRDSMVENFFWAIATNSNPKFSNWRRTKAKLNCLICTIDDIYDVYGTLDELHLFTDVIERWDDVTEIDHLPKYMRFCYLALHNFINEVAYDVLKEHDIFILHYLRKWWKDLLKAYLQEAKWYHSGYTPTFEEYIENAWISSSCPLILMHAFLLVNHPHMEEAAAQNCLTEYHEIIRLSSMIVRLTDDKGTSPYEMKRGDVPKAIQCYMNEAKVSIDEARDFVDFQINETWKKMNKARVEDCPFSETFIEVAMNLARVSHCMYQHGDGHGTKNLETQTLIQATLFEPIIRNKF, encoded by the exons ATGTTGTTGCCAAAACGGTTGCAGGGTGAGAGGTTTGTTACGAGGCGCGACGAGTTGAAGAAGAGAGTGAAAGATATGCTGAAGAATGAAGAGATGAAAGAATTGGAGAAAATGGAGATGATTGATGAACTGCAGAGGCTTGGTTGTTCTTACCATTTTGAGGATGAAATCAAGGCAGCTTTGATGGACATCTATATGAAGAATAGTAATACTTACATGTCATCATCAGAGGAGAAAGACTTGTATGCCACAGCTCTTGAGTTTAGGTTGCTCAGACAAAATGGCTATAACATCTCTCAAG ATATATTTGATTGTTTTATGGATGGAGACCGGTCTGGTTTTAATGCCATCTTCTGCGAAGATATCAAGGGATTGCTGAACTTATATGAAGCATCTTTCCTATCCCTAGAAGGTGAAACAACCTTGGAATTAGCTAAAATTTTCTCTACCAAACATCTCAAACGGGTCGCCCACGAGAAAAATCTCAACAATTTGGAACTTTTAGCATCAGTACAACGTGCGCTGGAGCTCCCATTACATTGGAGGATGCCGAGGTCGGAAGCAAGATGTTTCATTGATTCATATGACAAAGGAAAAAGGAATCCAATCCTTTTGGAGTTGGCTAAACTAGACTTCAACATGGTTCAAGCTGTGCATCAGGAGGACTTGAGATTTGTGTCGAG GTGGTGGGAGAATTCTTATATTACAGAAAGGTTAACATTCGTGAGAGATAGTATGGTGGAGAATTTCTTTTGGGCAATAGCTACCAACTCCAACCCTAAGTTTTCAAACTGGAGAAGAACAAAGGCAAAACTCAATTGTTTAATTTGCACAattgatgatatatatgatgtttATGGAACTCTTGATGAATTGCACCTCTTCACTGATGTCATTGAAAG ATGGGATGATGTAACAGAAATAGATCACCTCCCAAAGTACATGAGATTCTGCTATCTGGCACTCCACAACTTCATAAACGAAGTAGCATATGATGTTCTTAAAGAACATGACATCTTTATCCTACATTATCTCAGAAAATGG TGGAAGGATCTATTGAAAGCATACTTACAAGAGGCAAAGTGGTACCACAGTGGATACACCCCAACCTTTGAAGAATACATTGAAAATGCATGGATTTCATCAAGCTGTCCTCTAATATTAATGCATGCTTTTCTCCTTGTGAACCACCCTCATATGGAGGAGGCTGCTGCCCAGAATTGCTTGACAGAATATCATGAAATAATCCGTCTGTCTTCGATGATCGTTCGCCTCACAGACGATAAAGGAACCTCACCT TATGAGATGAAACGGGGCGATGTACCAAAAGCGATACAATGTTACATGAACGAGGCTAAGGTCTCTATCGACGAGGCTCGTGATTTCGTCGATTTTCAGATCAATGAGACATGGAAGAAAATGAATAAAGCTCGAGTTGAAGATTGCCCTTTCTCTGAAACATTCATTGAAGTTGCAATGAATCTTGCCAGAGTGTCTCATTGCATGTATCAACATGGAGATGGCCATGGGACCAAGAACTTGGAGACTCAAACCCTCATCCAGGCTACATTGTTCGAGCCAATTATAAGAAATAAGTTTTAA